One Coffea arabica cultivar ET-39 chromosome 5e, Coffea Arabica ET-39 HiFi, whole genome shotgun sequence DNA segment encodes these proteins:
- the LOC140003759 gene encoding receptor-like protein kinase THESEUS 1 gives MLTVGVRMWILLVVFVSMNHGFYASFTPTDNYLLACGSSQNVTFFGQTYVPDSVRSSVAVKGQGNSIVANSNSSGAAFPVYLSARIFPSRSSYKFDIKQEGRHWIRLYFYPIPGNNLTSATFTVVTENFVLLNNFSFKSYNGSYLYKEYTVNVTSDILMLTFIPSNNSVAFVNAIEVVSLPDILISDQAQGVSPTGPFNGLSGRALETIYRLNMGGPLITPQNDTLGRTWENDVKYLHVNSSAVNVSVSTTSIMYKTAVTPEVAPNFVYSTAESMGDANVPDDNFNITWVFKVDPTFMYLIRLHFCDIVSTSMNTLVFNIFINTDLASGSLDLSNLAGDLDVPYYRDFVANSSNGSGTLTVSVGPDRSAESYNAIMNGLEIMKISNEARSLNGESSVETLLVSPSRKSKTGIIVGAVVGGFAAMAIIGLCYCCLLARRSKTTHQAHPWLPLHLYGNSLTVTKMSTTSQKSGTASCISLASSNGRFFSFQEIMDATNKFDESLLLGVGGFGRVYKGTLEDGTRVAVKRGNSRSEQGIAEFRTEIEMLSKLRHRHLVSLIGYCDERSEMILVYEYMANGPLRSHLYGTDLPPLSWKQRLEICIGAARGLHYLHTGAAQSIIHRDVKTTNILLDENFVAKVADFGLSKTGPALDQTHVSTAVKGSFGYLDPEYFRRQQLTEKSDVYSFGVVLMEVLCTRPALNPVLPREQVNIAEWAMTWQKKGMLDQIMDSNLAGKVNPASLKKFGETAEKCLAEHGVDRPSMGDVLWNLEYALQLEETSSALLESEDNSTNHITGIPLTPLEHFDNSTSMIEGVNSGTDDDADDAATSAVFSQLVNPRGR, from the coding sequence ATGCTAACTGTGGGAGTTAGAATGTGGATACTTTTGGTTGTATTTGTATCGATGAATCATGGATTCTATGCCTCATTTACTCCAACTGATAACTACTTGCTTGCCTGTGGATCTTCCCAAAACGTCACCTTTTTTGGTCAGACTTATGTTCCTGATTCAGTTCGATCTTCAGTTGCTGTGAAAGGTCAGGGGAACTCTATTGTTGCAAACTCCAATTCTAGTGGTGCCGCTTTTCCAGTCTACCTGTCAGCTAGAATTTTCCCCAGTCGTAGTTCATATAAGTTTGATATTAAGCAAGAAGGCCGGCATTGGATCCGTCTGTACTTTTACCCCATCCCGGGCAACAATTTAACATCTGCTACATTTACTGTCGTAACAGAAAATTTTGTGCTTTTGAACAACTTCAGTTTCAAGAGCTATAATGGTTCTTACTTATATAAGGAGTATACAGTTAATGTAACATCAGACATCTTGATGCTCACTTTCATTCCTTCAAACAATTCAGTTGCTTTTGTTAATGCAATTGAAGTTGTGTCTCTCCCGGATATATTGATTTCTGATCAGGCACAGGGTGTATCTCCAACTGGCCCATTTAATGGCCTTTCTGGACGTGCATTGGAAACTATTTATCGTCTAAATATGGGTGGTCCTCTGATCACTCCTCAGAATGACACCCTGGGGAGAACTTGGGAAAATGATGTGAAGTACCTCCATGTCAACAGCTCTGCCGTGAATGTGTCAGTTAGCACCACAAGCATAATGTACAAGACTGCAGTCACACCTGAAGTGGCCCCAAATTTCGTTTATTCTACTGCTGAGAGTATGGGAGATGCAAATGTACCCGATGACAACTTCAATATCACATGGGTCTTCAAAGTTGATCCGACTTTTATGTACTTAATCAGGTTACATTTTTGTGATATAGTGAGCACCTCTATGAACACACTTGTATTCAACATATTCATAAATACTGATTTGGCATCTGGGAGTCTGGATTTGTCTAACCTAGCTGGCGACTTGGATGTTCCGTACTATAGAGATTTTGTCGCCAACTCATCAAATGGCTCAGGCACACTGACGGTTAGTGTTGGTCCAGACAGAAGTGCTGAGTCCTATAATGCAATCATGAATGGTTTGGAAATCATGAAGATTAGCAACGAAGCGAGAAGCTTGAACGGCGAATCATCTGTTGAAACCCTCCTTGTTTCGCCTTCCAGAAAGAGCAAGACAGGAATCATAGTTGGAGCTGTTGTTGGAGGTTTTGCGGCGATGGCAATTATAGGATTGTGCTATTGCTGTTTGTTAGCCCGCAGATCAAAGACAACTCACCAGGCTCACCCCTGGCTTCCTCTGCATTTATATGGAAACTCATTGACTGTGACAAAAATGTCTACTACCTCCCAAAAGAGTGGAACAGCAAGCTGCATCTCACTTGCTTCTTCCAATGGCCGGTTCTTCAGTTTCCAAGAGATAATGGATGCAACAAACAAATTTGATGAGAGCTTGCTTCTTGGTGTTGGTGGATTTGGAAGAGTCTACAAGGGAACACTGGAAGATGGGACTAGAGTGGCTGTCAAAAGGGGAAATTCAAGATCTGAACAAGGTATTGCAGAGTTTAGAACTGAGATTGAAATGTTATCCAAGCTTCGGCATCGCCATCTTGTGTCTCTTATTGGTTATTGTGATGAAAGGTCTGAAATGATACTGGTTTATGAGTACATGGCGAATGGACCTCTAAGAAGTCATCTTTATGGAACAGATCTTCCACCTCTCTCATGGAAGCAGCgccttgagatttgtattggtGCTGCTAGGGGACTTCATTATCTCCATACTGGTGCAGCTCAAAGTATCATCCACCGTGATGTGAAAACAACAAACATACTCTTGGATGAGAACTTCGTTGCAAAAGTTGCTGATTTTGGTCTTTCTAAAACTGGGCCTGCTCTTGATCAGACACATGTTAGCACTGCTGTGAAGGGTAGCTTTGGATATCTTGATCCTGAATACTTTAGGAGGCAGCAACTCACAGAGAAGTCTGATGTGTATTCATTTGGCGTTGTTCTGATGGAAGTGCTCTGTACAAGGCCTGCTCTTAATCCTGTTCTTCCAAGAGAGCAAGTAAATATTGCAGAGTGGGCAATGACGTGGCAAAAGAAGGGCATGTTGGATCAGAtaatggattcaaatcttgCAGGGAAGGTTAATCCAGCTTCTCTGAAGAAGTTTGGTGAGACAGCAGAAAAGTGCCTGGCAGAGCATGGTGTTGACAGGCCTTCAATGGGGGATGTGTTGTGGAATTTAGAATATGCTCTCCAGCTTGAGGAGACCTCTTCAGCTCTGCTGGAGTCGGAAGATAATAGTACAAATCATATTACTGGTATTCCTTTGACACCTCTTGAACATTTTGACAACAGTACAAGTATGATTGAAGGGGTGAATTCTGGGACTGATGATGATGCTGATGATGCGGCAACTAGTGCTGTTTTCTCTCAACTAGTAAATCCGCGAGGAAGGTGA